A stretch of Flexivirga aerilata DNA encodes these proteins:
- a CDS encoding DHA2 family efflux MFS transporter permease subunit, protein MKVALAALLVGFFLLMLDTTIVVVAMPTLSTQLHADVSGTTWVTSIYLLTFTVPLLLAGRLGDRYGTKRIYLIGLAVFTAASLACGLAGSIEALIAARGAQGLGAALMSPQTMATIGKLVPFERRARAMAYSGMVSGAAMLIGPVTGGFLVDAFGWQSIFLINVPIGIAGFAVAAKFVPVTERNRHRFDVLGMLLSGASLFCLAFGLEEAPAYNWGTITDDLTVLGSATGIAVTVPRVLAAGVVTGVLFVVWQAVNRSEPMVPLQIFRSRTFAVANVATLIAGFSLTAATLPGTLYFQAGRGMSPRDAALMTLPSALVSVPMGPFVGRIVERFGSKLPATLGLTIFSAALIIRSFLMTPSSPIILLLLQAAMMGAGSVLMMSPLAVAAMQSAPRPLIGAASGTFNTSRQIGSTLGSACAATLLATALKNEFTAKLAGLPAEERAQIGQPKFDELTAHGTAQQQSLIHEVASSAMAHITLWPAATLAAGAVIVVLLLKNPSNKAAKPAPVPSDAAPVSTDRSPAGAAIR, encoded by the coding sequence GTGAAGGTCGCACTGGCGGCCCTCCTCGTGGGCTTCTTCCTGCTGATGCTCGACACGACGATCGTCGTCGTCGCGATGCCGACACTTTCGACCCAATTGCACGCAGACGTGAGCGGCACGACCTGGGTCACCAGCATCTATCTGCTGACGTTCACCGTGCCGTTGCTACTCGCCGGCCGCCTCGGCGATCGCTACGGCACCAAACGGATCTACCTCATCGGTCTGGCCGTCTTCACCGCTGCGTCGCTCGCCTGCGGACTCGCCGGCAGCATCGAGGCGCTGATCGCCGCGCGGGGTGCACAGGGGCTGGGCGCTGCCCTCATGTCACCGCAGACCATGGCCACAATCGGCAAGCTCGTGCCGTTCGAACGCCGAGCACGAGCGATGGCGTATTCGGGCATGGTGTCCGGCGCCGCCATGCTCATCGGGCCCGTCACCGGTGGCTTCCTGGTCGATGCCTTCGGCTGGCAGTCCATCTTCCTGATCAACGTACCGATCGGCATCGCCGGATTTGCCGTCGCCGCGAAGTTCGTGCCGGTGACCGAGCGCAACCGACACCGGTTCGACGTTCTCGGCATGTTGCTCAGCGGCGCATCCCTCTTCTGCCTCGCGTTCGGCCTCGAGGAGGCGCCGGCGTACAACTGGGGGACGATCACCGACGACCTGACGGTCCTGGGCAGTGCAACCGGCATCGCCGTGACCGTGCCGAGAGTCCTCGCGGCCGGGGTCGTGACCGGGGTCCTGTTCGTCGTCTGGCAAGCCGTGAACCGGTCGGAGCCGATGGTGCCGTTGCAGATCTTCCGGAGCAGGACATTCGCCGTCGCCAACGTCGCGACCTTGATCGCCGGCTTCTCCCTCACGGCCGCCACTCTGCCCGGCACGCTGTACTTCCAGGCCGGGCGCGGGATGTCACCGCGTGATGCAGCGCTGATGACCCTTCCGTCGGCTCTGGTCTCGGTGCCGATGGGCCCGTTTGTCGGTCGGATCGTCGAGCGTTTCGGTTCGAAATTGCCGGCGACGCTCGGACTGACCATCTTCAGCGCGGCGCTGATCATCCGGTCTTTCCTCATGACCCCGAGCAGCCCGATCATCCTGCTGCTGCTCCAGGCGGCCATGATGGGAGCGGGCAGCGTGCTCATGATGAGCCCCCTCGCGGTTGCCGCGATGCAGAGCGCTCCCCGACCGCTCATCGGTGCGGCCTCCGGCACCTTCAACACTTCTCGCCAGATCGGCTCGACTCTCGGATCCGCCTGTGCGGCAACACTTCTCGCGACCGCCCTGAAGAACGAATTCACCGCCAAACTGGCGGGTTTGCCAGCCGAGGAGCGGGCCCAGATCGGCCAGCCGAAGTTCGACGAACTCACCGCTCACGGCACGGCGCAACAGCAGTCCCTGATCCACGAGGTCGCCTCCAGCGCGATGGCGCACATCACGCTGTGGCCAGCCGCGACCCTCGCGGCCGGCGCGGTGATCGTGGTACTGCTGCTGAAGAACCCGAGCAACAAGGCCGCCAAACCAGCACCAGTTCCGAGCGACGCCGCGCCCGTTTCAACCGACCGCTCACCTGCGGGCGCAGCTATCCGCTGA
- a CDS encoding TetR/AcrR family transcriptional regulator, translating into MSEEVGGSSVFDRPEPTERPAPVPLSRELIVSAAVALADEEGLEAVSFRKVAAALGAGPMRLYRYVDTKDELLDLMVDHVYGELSGQPAPTGDWRAQLTGLADDLRGAMHRHPWCADLLGGRPHLGPHAVAYLERGLAGLAPAFGDDIVGMTTARAAVTAYALGQVRTELAGAADQDDRTWQAASIGGLRDRIASGDYPMLSRIVHESGPVEPDQRFAAGLRLLLDGVAIRLSRD; encoded by the coding sequence ATGAGCGAAGAGGTCGGGGGTTCGTCGGTCTTCGATCGACCGGAGCCCACCGAGCGCCCTGCGCCGGTGCCGTTGTCCCGGGAGTTGATCGTGTCCGCGGCTGTCGCCCTTGCCGACGAGGAGGGCCTCGAGGCGGTGTCGTTCCGGAAGGTCGCCGCCGCACTGGGAGCCGGCCCGATGCGGCTGTACCGCTACGTCGACACCAAGGACGAGTTGCTCGACCTCATGGTCGACCACGTCTACGGCGAGCTCAGCGGCCAACCGGCGCCCACCGGCGATTGGCGGGCGCAACTCACCGGCTTGGCCGACGATCTGCGCGGGGCGATGCACCGCCACCCGTGGTGCGCCGACCTGCTCGGCGGACGGCCCCATCTGGGCCCCCACGCGGTGGCCTACCTGGAGCGTGGGCTTGCCGGTTTGGCCCCTGCGTTCGGCGACGACATCGTCGGTATGACGACGGCCCGCGCGGCCGTCACGGCGTACGCGCTCGGCCAGGTCCGCACCGAACTCGCCGGCGCCGCCGACCAGGACGATCGCACCTGGCAGGCGGCCTCCATCGGCGGCCTACGTGACCGGATCGCGAGCGGGGACTACCCGATGTTGTCGCGGATCGTGCACGAGAGCGGGCCGGTGGAGCCGGATCAACGGTTCGCCGCCGGACTGAGGCTGCTTCTCGACGGGGTGGCGATCCGACTCTCGCGCGACTGA
- the rpoB gene encoding DNA-directed RNA polymerase subunit beta gives MAASRTATKSLSSAKMASGRLSFAKIREPLEIPDLLALQTDSFDWLLGNERWQARVAEAKTAGTVGVPERSGLEEIFEEISPIEDFSGSMSLSFRDHRFDEVKYSIEECKERDMTYAAPLFVTAEFMNSDTGEIKSQTVFMGDFPLMTDRGTFIINGTERVVVSQLVRSPGVYFERTPDKTSDKDIFTAKIIPSRGAWLEFEVDKRDQVGVRVDRKRKQSVTVLLKALGWTEAQILEEFGEYESIRQTLEKDHTAGQDEALLDIYRKLRPGEPPTREAAQNLLDNLYFNGKRYDLAKVGRYKVDKKLGLEVGIDQSTLTVDDIVATIKYLVALHAGEETLKGRRDGEDVDIRVEVDDIDHFGNRRLRNVGELIQNQVRTGLSRMERVVRERMTTQDVEAITPQTLINIRPVVASIKEFFGTSQLSQFMDQNNPLAGLTHKRRLSALGPGGLSRDRAGMEVRDVHPSHYGRMCPIETPEGPNIGLIGSLASYGRINAFGFVETPYRKVKDGKVTDEVHYLSADEEDNFVIAQANAPLTDDNHFAEDRVLGRTKGGEASDVPIEEVDYMDVSARQMVSAATALIPFLEHDDTSRALMGANMQRQAVPLVQAEAPLVGTGMEYRAALDSGDVVRAEKAGVVTEVSADLVTVMNDDGTQTTYRISKFTRSNAGNCYNHRVVVEGGDRLEAGAVIADGPATDGGEMALGKNLLVAFMPWEGHNFEDAIILSQRLVQDDTLSSIHIEEHEIDARDTKLGPEEITRDIPNVSEEVLADLDERGIIRIGAEVRDGDLLVGKVTPKGETELTPEERLLRAIFGEKAREVRDTSMKVPHGETGTVIGVKVFDREEGDELPPGVNQLVRVYVANKRKITDGDKLAGRHGNKGVISKILPVEDMPFLPDGTPVDVVLNPHGVPRRMNLGQILELHLGWAASRGWDIAASDGNTEFAEQIAPDAQSAPPNSRVASPVFDGASEDVITGLLDATLPTRDGDRLVDHTGKAQLFDGRSGEPFPEPVSVGYMYILKLHHLVDDKIHARSTGPYSMITQQPLGGKAQFGGQRFGEMEVWALEAYGAAYALQELLTIKSDDVTGRVKVYEAIVKGENIPEPGIPESFKVLIKEMQSLCLNVEVLSSDGTLIDLRDSDQEVFRAAEELGIDLSRREPSSVEEV, from the coding sequence TTGGCTGCCTCGCGCACTGCGACGAAATCCCTCTCCTCGGCAAAGATGGCCTCCGGCCGTCTGTCGTTCGCGAAGATCCGCGAACCGCTGGAAATCCCCGATCTGCTTGCTCTGCAGACCGACAGCTTCGACTGGCTGCTCGGTAACGAGCGTTGGCAGGCCCGCGTGGCCGAGGCCAAGACCGCCGGCACGGTCGGCGTTCCGGAGCGCTCCGGTCTGGAGGAGATCTTCGAGGAGATCTCCCCGATCGAGGACTTCTCCGGCTCGATGAGCCTGTCGTTCCGGGACCACCGGTTCGACGAGGTCAAGTACTCCATCGAGGAGTGCAAGGAGCGCGACATGACGTATGCCGCGCCGCTGTTCGTCACCGCGGAGTTCATGAACTCCGACACCGGTGAGATCAAGAGCCAGACGGTCTTCATGGGCGACTTCCCGCTCATGACCGACCGCGGCACCTTCATCATCAACGGCACCGAGCGTGTCGTCGTCTCCCAGCTGGTCCGCAGCCCGGGCGTCTACTTCGAGCGGACCCCGGACAAGACCTCGGACAAGGACATCTTCACCGCGAAGATCATCCCGAGCCGTGGCGCGTGGCTGGAGTTCGAGGTCGACAAGCGCGACCAGGTCGGCGTCCGCGTCGACCGCAAGCGCAAGCAGTCGGTCACCGTGCTGCTCAAGGCGCTCGGCTGGACCGAGGCGCAGATCCTCGAGGAGTTCGGCGAGTACGAGTCGATCCGCCAGACCCTGGAGAAGGACCACACCGCCGGCCAGGACGAGGCGCTGCTCGACATCTACCGCAAGCTGCGTCCGGGCGAGCCGCCGACCCGTGAGGCCGCCCAGAACCTGCTGGACAACCTCTACTTCAACGGCAAGCGCTACGACCTGGCCAAGGTCGGCCGCTACAAGGTCGACAAGAAGCTCGGTCTCGAGGTCGGCATCGACCAGTCGACGCTGACCGTCGACGACATCGTCGCCACGATCAAGTACCTCGTCGCGCTGCACGCCGGCGAGGAGACCCTGAAGGGCCGCCGCGACGGCGAGGACGTCGACATCCGCGTCGAGGTCGACGACATCGACCACTTCGGCAACCGCCGCCTGCGCAACGTCGGCGAGCTCATCCAGAACCAGGTCCGCACCGGCCTGTCCCGGATGGAGCGCGTCGTCCGCGAGCGGATGACGACCCAGGACGTCGAGGCGATCACCCCGCAGACGCTGATCAACATCCGGCCGGTCGTGGCCTCCATCAAGGAGTTCTTCGGCACCAGCCAGCTGTCGCAGTTCATGGACCAGAACAACCCGCTCGCCGGCCTGACGCACAAGCGTCGTCTGTCCGCGCTGGGCCCGGGTGGTCTGTCCCGTGACCGCGCCGGCATGGAGGTGCGCGACGTGCACCCGAGCCACTACGGCCGCATGTGCCCGATCGAGACCCCTGAGGGTCCGAACATCGGCCTGATCGGCTCGCTCGCGTCATACGGCCGCATCAACGCGTTCGGTTTCGTCGAGACGCCCTACCGCAAGGTCAAGGACGGCAAGGTCACCGACGAGGTGCACTACCTGTCGGCCGATGAGGAGGACAACTTCGTCATCGCGCAGGCCAACGCGCCGCTGACCGACGACAACCACTTCGCCGAGGACCGGGTGCTCGGACGCACCAAGGGCGGCGAGGCGAGCGACGTCCCGATCGAGGAAGTCGACTACATGGACGTGTCCGCACGTCAGATGGTGTCGGCCGCCACCGCGTTGATCCCGTTCCTGGAGCACGACGACACCTCGCGTGCGCTCATGGGCGCCAACATGCAGCGTCAGGCCGTGCCGCTCGTGCAGGCCGAGGCGCCGCTCGTCGGCACCGGCATGGAATACCGTGCCGCGCTGGACTCCGGTGACGTCGTGCGGGCCGAGAAGGCCGGCGTCGTGACCGAGGTCTCGGCCGACCTGGTGACCGTGATGAACGACGACGGCACCCAGACGACCTACCGGATCAGCAAGTTCACCCGCTCCAACGCCGGCAACTGCTACAACCACCGGGTCGTCGTCGAGGGCGGCGACCGGCTCGAGGCGGGCGCGGTGATCGCCGACGGTCCGGCGACCGACGGCGGCGAGATGGCGCTCGGCAAGAATCTCCTCGTGGCGTTCATGCCGTGGGAGGGTCACAACTTCGAGGACGCCATCATCCTGTCCCAGCGTCTGGTGCAGGACGACACGCTCAGCTCGATCCACATCGAGGAGCACGAGATCGACGCCCGCGACACCAAGCTGGGTCCGGAGGAGATCACGCGCGACATCCCCAACGTCAGCGAGGAAGTGCTCGCCGACCTGGACGAGCGCGGCATCATCCGCATCGGTGCCGAGGTCCGCGACGGCGACCTGCTCGTCGGCAAGGTCACGCCCAAGGGTGAGACCGAGCTGACCCCGGAGGAGCGCCTGCTGCGCGCCATCTTCGGTGAGAAGGCCCGTGAGGTCCGCGACACCTCGATGAAGGTCCCGCACGGCGAGACCGGCACGGTCATCGGCGTCAAGGTCTTCGACCGCGAGGAGGGTGACGAGCTGCCGCCGGGTGTCAACCAGCTGGTGCGCGTCTACGTCGCCAACAAGCGCAAGATCACCGACGGCGACAAGCTCGCCGGCCGCCACGGCAACAAGGGCGTCATCTCCAAGATCCTGCCGGTCGAGGACATGCCGTTCCTGCCGGACGGCACCCCGGTCGACGTCGTGCTCAACCCGCACGGTGTGCCGCGTCGTATGAACCTGGGGCAGATCCTGGAGCTGCACCTCGGCTGGGCCGCCTCCCGCGGCTGGGACATCGCGGCCTCGGACGGCAACACCGAGTTCGCCGAGCAGATCGCGCCCGACGCGCAGTCCGCTCCGCCGAACTCCCGGGTCGCCTCGCCGGTGTTCGACGGTGCCTCCGAGGACGTCATCACCGGTCTGCTCGACGCGACGCTGCCGACCCGGGACGGCGACCGCCTGGTCGACCACACCGGTAAGGCGCAGCTGTTCGACGGGCGTTCCGGCGAGCCGTTCCCCGAGCCGGTGTCGGTGGGCTACATGTACATCCTGAAGCTGCACCACCTGGTCGACGACAAAATCCACGCACGCTCCACCGGCCCCTACTCGATGATCACCCAGCAGCCGCTCGGCGGTAAGGCCCAGTTCGGTGGCCAGCGCTTCGGTGAGATGGAGGTCTGGGCGCTGGAGGCGTACGGCGCGGCATACGCGCTGCAGGAGCTGCTGACGATCAAGTCGGACGACGTGACCGGCCGCGTGAAGGTCTACGAGGCCATCGTCAAGGGCGAGAACATCCCCGAGCCCGGCATCCCGGAGTCGTTCAAGGTGCTGATCAAGGAGATGCAGTCGCTGTGCCTCAACGTCGAGGTGCTCTCCAGCGACGGCACCCTGATCGACCTGCGCGACTCCGACCAGGAGGTCTTCCGCGCGGCGGAGGAGCTCGGCATCGACCTGTCCCGGCGTGAGCCGAGCAGCGTCGAGGAAGTCTGA
- a CDS encoding DNA-directed RNA polymerase subunit beta': MLDVNFFDELRIGLATADDIRQWSHGEVKKPETINYRTLKPEKDGLFCEKIFGPTRDWECYCGKYKRVRFKGIICERCGVEVTRSSVRRERMGHIELAAPVTHIWYFKGVPSRLGYLLDLAPKDLEKVIYFAAYMITSVDTEQRHADLPSLEAQIEVEKKELENSRDNDVNTRAAKLEADLAELEKEGAKADARRKVRESAEREMNQIRKRADQQIERLEQVWDRFKNLKVQDLEGDEVLYREMRDRFGLYFEGGMGAEALQKRLETFDLDAEAESLREIIATGKGQRKTRALKRLRVVTAFQQTKNNPSGMVLDCVPVIPPDLRPMVQLDGGRFATSDLNDLYRRVINRNNRLKRLLDLGAPEIIVNNEKRMLQEAVDSLFDNGRRGRPVTGPGNRPLKSLSDMLKGKQGRFRQNLLGKRVDYSGRSVIVVGPQLKLHQCGLPKQMALELFKPFVMKRLVDLDHAQNIKSAKRMVERARPVVWDVLEEVITEHPVLLNRAPTLHRLGIQAFEPQLVEGKAVQIHPLVCTAFNADFDGDQMAVHVPLSAEAQAEARILMLSSNNVLKPADGRPVTMPSQDMITGLYFLTSQFGEVKVDDEHLRAFTSPAEARMAFDRGEIKLGSLVTIRLTDQVPPAGFEAPEGAETDELGRLASFELDTTLGRVLFNQTLPEDYPFLNKDIDKKALSAVVNDLAERYPKVQVAASLDALKEAGFYWATRSGSTVAISDVQTSSNKWQILAGYEEKAAKIQTQFDRGLITDEERRQELVEIWTQATNEVATDMQHNFDPLNPIYRMVSSGAGGNWFQVRQIAGARGLMANPKGEIIPRPIKANFREGLSVLEFFISTHGARKGLADTALRTADSGYLTRRLVDVSQDVIIREDDCGTDRGLTLPIAQRGADGELVEHENVETAVYARTLAADVVGTDGTVLAKAGEDLGDVNLDKLLAAGVEDVKVRSVLTCESRVGTCALCYGRSLATGKLVDIGEAVGIIAAQSIGEPGTQLTMRTFHTGGAAGDDITQGLPRVVELFEARTPKGVAPIAEASGRVQIEETDKTRRILLTPDDGSEEHAYPVSKRGRLLVQDGDHVEVGTLLVQGAIDPKQVLRIQGARDVQKHLVDEVQAVYRQQGVSIHDKHIEVIVRQMLRRVTIIEAGDTDLLPGELVERGRFEDASRRALAEGGRPASGRPELMGITKASLATDSWLSAASFQETTRVLTEAAMHAKSDPLLGLKENVILGKLIPAGTGLPRYRNVKVEPTEEAKAALYALPDYQPYDYPVFGPGSGEAVRLDDASLGFDS; the protein is encoded by the coding sequence GTGCTGGACGTCAACTTCTTCGACGAACTGCGTATCGGCCTCGCCACCGCTGACGACATCCGCCAGTGGAGCCACGGTGAGGTGAAGAAGCCCGAAACCATCAACTACCGCACCCTCAAGCCGGAGAAGGACGGACTCTTCTGCGAGAAGATCTTCGGCCCGACCCGTGACTGGGAGTGCTACTGCGGCAAGTACAAGCGGGTCCGCTTCAAGGGCATCATCTGTGAGCGCTGCGGCGTCGAGGTGACCCGCAGCAGCGTGCGTCGTGAGCGGATGGGCCACATCGAGCTGGCCGCTCCGGTCACCCACATCTGGTACTTCAAGGGCGTTCCGTCGCGCTTGGGTTACCTGCTCGACCTCGCCCCGAAGGACCTGGAGAAGGTCATCTACTTCGCGGCATACATGATCACCTCGGTCGACACCGAGCAGCGTCATGCGGACCTGCCGTCGCTCGAGGCGCAGATCGAGGTCGAGAAGAAGGAGTTGGAGAACTCCCGCGACAACGACGTCAACACCCGCGCCGCCAAGCTCGAGGCCGACCTGGCCGAGCTGGAGAAGGAAGGCGCCAAGGCCGACGCGCGCCGCAAGGTGCGCGAGTCCGCCGAGCGCGAGATGAACCAGATCCGCAAGCGCGCCGACCAGCAGATCGAGCGCCTGGAGCAGGTCTGGGACCGCTTCAAGAACCTCAAGGTCCAGGACCTCGAGGGCGACGAGGTGCTCTACCGCGAGATGCGCGACCGGTTCGGTCTGTACTTCGAGGGCGGCATGGGTGCCGAGGCGCTGCAGAAGCGCCTCGAGACCTTCGACCTCGACGCCGAGGCCGAGTCGCTGCGCGAGATCATCGCCACCGGCAAGGGGCAGCGCAAGACGCGTGCCCTGAAGCGGCTGCGCGTGGTCACCGCCTTCCAGCAGACCAAGAACAACCCGAGCGGCATGGTGCTCGACTGCGTGCCGGTCATCCCGCCGGACCTGCGTCCGATGGTGCAGCTGGACGGTGGCCGCTTCGCGACCTCCGACCTGAACGACCTCTACCGCCGGGTCATCAACCGCAACAACCGGTTGAAGCGACTGCTCGACCTCGGTGCGCCGGAGATCATCGTCAACAACGAGAAGCGGATGCTGCAGGAGGCCGTCGACAGCCTGTTCGACAACGGCCGCCGCGGTCGTCCGGTCACCGGACCGGGCAACCGTCCGCTGAAGTCGCTGTCCGACATGCTCAAGGGCAAGCAGGGTCGCTTCCGGCAGAACCTGCTCGGTAAGCGCGTCGACTACTCCGGCCGTTCGGTCATCGTCGTCGGCCCGCAGCTGAAGCTGCACCAGTGCGGTCTGCCCAAGCAGATGGCGCTGGAGCTGTTCAAGCCGTTCGTGATGAAGCGTCTGGTCGACCTCGACCACGCGCAGAACATCAAGTCGGCCAAGCGCATGGTCGAGCGGGCCCGCCCGGTCGTGTGGGACGTGCTGGAAGAGGTCATCACCGAGCACCCGGTGCTGCTCAACCGCGCACCCACGCTGCACCGTCTCGGCATCCAGGCCTTCGAGCCGCAGCTGGTCGAGGGCAAGGCCGTGCAGATCCACCCGCTGGTCTGCACCGCGTTCAACGCCGACTTCGACGGTGACCAGATGGCGGTCCACGTGCCGCTGTCGGCCGAGGCGCAGGCCGAGGCCCGCATCCTGATGCTGTCGAGCAACAACGTGCTCAAGCCGGCCGACGGTCGTCCCGTGACCATGCCCAGCCAGGACATGATCACCGGCCTCTACTTCCTCACCTCGCAGTTCGGTGAGGTCAAGGTCGACGACGAGCACCTGCGGGCGTTCACGTCGCCGGCCGAGGCCCGGATGGCGTTCGACCGCGGCGAGATCAAGCTCGGTTCGCTCGTCACCATCCGGCTCACCGACCAGGTCCCGCCGGCCGGTTTCGAGGCGCCCGAGGGTGCCGAGACCGACGAGCTGGGACGGCTGGCCTCGTTCGAGCTGGACACGACCCTCGGTCGGGTGCTGTTCAACCAGACCCTGCCGGAGGACTACCCGTTCCTCAACAAGGACATCGACAAGAAGGCACTGTCGGCGGTCGTCAACGACCTGGCCGAGCGCTACCCCAAGGTGCAGGTCGCCGCGTCGCTCGACGCGCTCAAGGAGGCCGGCTTCTACTGGGCGACCCGCTCGGGCAGCACGGTCGCGATCAGCGACGTGCAGACCTCGTCGAACAAGTGGCAGATCCTGGCCGGCTACGAGGAGAAGGCCGCCAAGATCCAGACGCAGTTCGACCGCGGTCTGATCACCGACGAGGAGCGCCGTCAGGAGCTCGTCGAGATCTGGACGCAGGCGACCAACGAGGTCGCCACGGACATGCAGCACAACTTCGACCCGCTGAACCCCATCTACCGGATGGTGTCCTCGGGTGCGGGTGGTAACTGGTTCCAGGTGCGTCAGATCGCCGGTGCGCGTGGCCTGATGGCCAACCCGAAGGGTGAGATCATCCCGCGTCCGATCAAGGCCAACTTCCGTGAGGGCCTGTCGGTGCTGGAGTTCTTCATCTCCACCCACGGTGCTCGTAAGGGTCTGGCCGACACCGCGCTGCGTACCGCCGACTCGGGTTACCTGACCCGTCGTCTGGTCGACGTGTCGCAGGACGTCATCATCCGCGAGGACGACTGCGGCACCGACCGTGGCCTCACGCTGCCGATCGCGCAGCGTGGTGCCGACGGTGAGCTGGTCGAGCACGAGAACGTCGAGACCGCGGTCTACGCCCGCACCCTCGCCGCCGATGTCGTCGGGACCGACGGCACCGTGCTGGCGAAGGCCGGCGAGGACCTCGGCGACGTCAACCTCGACAAGCTGCTCGCCGCCGGTGTCGAGGACGTCAAGGTCCGCTCCGTGCTCACCTGTGAGTCGCGGGTCGGCACCTGCGCCCTCTGCTACGGCCGTTCGCTCGCCACCGGCAAGCTGGTCGACATCGGTGAGGCCGTCGGCATCATCGCGGCCCAGTCCATCGGTGAGCCCGGCACGCAGCTGACCATGCGCACCTTCCACACCGGTGGTGCCGCGGGTGACGACATCACCCAGGGTCTGCCGCGTGTGGTCGAGCTCTTCGAGGCCCGTACGCCGAAGGGTGTCGCCCCGATCGCCGAGGCCAGCGGCCGCGTGCAGATCGAGGAGACCGACAAGACGCGTCGCATCCTGCTGACCCCGGACGACGGCTCCGAGGAGCACGCCTACCCGGTCAGCAAGCGCGGCCGTCTGCTGGTGCAGGACGGTGACCACGTCGAGGTCGGCACGCTGCTGGTGCAGGGTGCGATCGACCCCAAGCAGGTGCTGCGCATCCAGGGTGCGCGGGACGTGCAGAAGCACCTCGTCGACGAGGTGCAGGCCGTCTACCGCCAGCAGGGTGTGTCGATCCACGACAAGCACATCGAGGTCATCGTGCGGCAGATGCTGCGCCGCGTGACGATCATCGAGGCCGGCGACACCGACCTGCTGCCCGGCGAACTCGTCGAGCGTGGCCGGTTCGAGGACGCCTCGCGTCGTGCGCTCGCCGAGGGCGGACGTCCGGCGTCGGGTCGTCCGGAGCTGATGGGCATCACCAAGGCGTCGCTCGCGACCGACTCGTGGCTGTCGGCGGCCTCCTTCCAGGAGACCACCCGGGTGCTCACCGAGGCCGCGATGCACGCCAAGAGTGACCCGCTGCTGGGCCTCAAGGAGAACGTCATCCTCGGTAAGTTGATCCCGGCCGGCACCGGTCTGCCGCGTTACCGCAACGTGAAGGTCGAGCCGACCGAGGAAGCCAAGGCTGCGCTCTACGCGCTGCCGGACTACCAGCCCTACGACTACCCGGTCTTCGGCCCGGGTTCGGGCGAGGCGGTGCGTCTCGACGACGCGTCGCTCGGGTTCGACAGCTGA